Proteins found in one Arthrobacter pascens genomic segment:
- a CDS encoding formate--tetrahydrofolate ligase, which yields MSERISPSDLDIARRAHIRPIEEIAAAAGINAEALELYGRFKAKVDPARLDAPAPAGKVVLVSAMSPTPAGEGKSTTTVGLADSLARAGHKVMIALREPSLGPILGMKGGATGGGYSQVLPMDEINLHFTGDFHAVTSANNALMALVDNHIYQGNELNIDPRRMTFKRVLDMNDRSLREVIIGLGGPTQGVPRQDGFDITVASEIMAVFCLATGLADLRDRLGKITFGYTYGREPVTVADLGVQGALTLLLKEAIKPNLVQSIAGTPALVHGGPFANIAHGCNSLIATQTARRLADIVVTEAGFGADLGAEKFMDIKARVEDVAPSAVVVVATVRALKMHGGVAKERLTEPDLPALQAGVANLRRHVHNVEKFGVTPVVAINRFGTDTQEELDWLLEWCAAEGVQAAVADVWGRGGGGDGGDELAAKVAAVVSAPNSFRHLYLLDLPVEEKIRTIAQEIYGADGVDFSVPALKRLADIEKNGWSGMPVCMAKTQYSFSDDASRLGAPKGFTIHVRDLIPKTGAGFIVALTGAVMTMPGLPAVPAAMRMDVDGEGNPVGLS from the coding sequence ATGTCTGAACGGATTTCCCCGAGCGACCTCGACATCGCCCGCCGGGCCCACATCAGGCCCATCGAGGAAATAGCGGCAGCAGCCGGCATCAATGCCGAGGCGCTGGAACTGTACGGGCGGTTCAAGGCCAAGGTTGATCCGGCGCGTCTGGATGCTCCGGCTCCGGCGGGAAAAGTGGTGCTGGTCTCGGCCATGTCACCTACTCCGGCCGGCGAAGGGAAGTCCACCACCACGGTAGGTCTCGCCGATTCACTGGCCCGGGCAGGCCACAAGGTGATGATCGCGCTGCGGGAACCGTCGCTGGGCCCCATCCTGGGCATGAAAGGCGGTGCAACCGGCGGCGGCTACTCGCAGGTGCTGCCCATGGACGAGATCAACCTGCATTTTACGGGTGACTTCCATGCCGTGACCTCTGCCAACAATGCGCTCATGGCACTCGTGGACAACCATATCTACCAGGGCAACGAGCTGAACATCGATCCCCGGCGCATGACGTTCAAGCGGGTCCTGGACATGAACGACAGGTCGCTGCGGGAGGTGATCATCGGGCTCGGCGGACCCACTCAGGGCGTCCCCCGGCAGGACGGCTTCGACATTACCGTCGCCTCGGAGATCATGGCGGTGTTCTGTCTGGCCACGGGGCTAGCAGACCTCCGTGATCGCCTTGGCAAGATCACCTTCGGCTACACCTACGGCCGGGAGCCCGTCACCGTGGCCGATCTCGGCGTGCAGGGGGCCCTGACCTTGCTCCTCAAGGAAGCCATCAAGCCCAACCTGGTGCAGTCCATCGCCGGCACTCCCGCGCTGGTCCACGGCGGTCCGTTCGCCAACATCGCCCACGGCTGCAACTCGCTGATAGCTACGCAGACAGCGCGCCGGCTCGCAGACATTGTGGTTACCGAGGCCGGCTTCGGCGCGGATCTGGGGGCGGAGAAGTTCATGGACATCAAGGCACGGGTTGAGGACGTGGCGCCGTCGGCCGTGGTGGTGGTGGCCACCGTCCGGGCCCTCAAGATGCACGGTGGCGTGGCCAAGGAACGGCTCACGGAACCGGATCTTCCGGCGCTCCAGGCGGGCGTCGCCAACCTTCGGCGGCACGTGCATAACGTGGAGAAGTTCGGTGTGACCCCCGTGGTGGCCATCAACAGGTTCGGAACGGACACGCAGGAGGAGCTCGACTGGCTGCTGGAGTGGTGCGCGGCAGAAGGAGTCCAGGCCGCCGTCGCGGATGTCTGGGGCCGGGGCGGCGGCGGGGACGGCGGCGATGAGCTGGCGGCCAAGGTGGCCGCTGTGGTCTCCGCGCCCAACAGCTTCAGGCACCTCTATCTGCTCGACCTGCCTGTGGAGGAGAAGATCAGGACCATTGCCCAGGAGATCTACGGCGCCGATGGGGTGGACTTCTCCGTCCCCGCCCTGAAACGGCTGGCCGACATCGAAAAGAACGGCTGGTCCGGCATGCCGGTCTGCATGGCCAAGACCCAGTACTCGTTCAGCGACGACGCCTCCCGGCTGGGCGCACCGAAGGGCTTTACCATTCACGTGCGCGACCTTATCCCCAAGACCGGGGCCGGTTTCATTGTGGCCCTGACCGGGGCCGTGATGACCATGCCTGGCCTGCCTGCCGTTCCCGCGGCAATGCGCATGGACGTGGACGGCGAAGGCAACCCCGTCGGCCTCTCCTGA
- the mshA gene encoding D-inositol-3-phosphate glycosyltransferase: MALIRRVALLSLHTSPMEQPGSGDAGGMNVYIRELASALAETGVEVEIFTRSTSAGQPAVEHPGPGVCVHNVLAGPPRKIPKEDLPGLLHSLVAEIEQIRQRQPHGRYDVIHSHYWVSGIAGLELSELWGVPLVHTMHTMAKVKNLLLESGEHPEPRRRELGEHRIVDGAARLIANTSAEAEELVSHYNADFDQIDVAAPGVDLSTFTPAFRARSRAERGVPREAFHLVFAGRIQRLKGPHVLLKAAALLRSRRPEINLRLTILGALSGNKDFNLRHLIADAGLDDVVTHLPPVGAPELASWFRAADVVVMPSYSESFGLVALEAQACGTPVVGTRVGGLSRAICHGRTGLLVEGHHAADWADALEALYDDPATREDMGRAASIRAQNSGWQRTAAITLESYHAAVDNYLEHRLIPAP, translated from the coding sequence ATGGCACTGATCCGCAGGGTCGCGCTGCTCTCCCTCCACACCTCGCCGATGGAGCAGCCGGGCTCCGGCGACGCCGGCGGGATGAACGTTTACATCCGGGAGCTGGCTTCCGCACTCGCCGAAACCGGTGTGGAAGTGGAAATCTTCACCCGGTCCACATCAGCCGGGCAGCCAGCCGTCGAACATCCCGGCCCCGGCGTCTGCGTCCACAACGTCCTGGCCGGACCGCCGCGGAAGATCCCCAAGGAAGACCTGCCGGGTTTGCTGCACAGCCTGGTGGCCGAAATCGAGCAGATCCGCCAGCGCCAGCCGCACGGCCGGTATGACGTCATCCACTCGCACTACTGGGTATCCGGCATTGCAGGCCTGGAGCTGTCCGAACTCTGGGGCGTGCCGCTGGTCCACACCATGCACACCATGGCCAAGGTCAAGAACCTGCTGCTCGAGTCCGGGGAACACCCTGAGCCGCGGCGGAGGGAACTGGGCGAGCACAGAATTGTTGACGGAGCCGCGCGCCTGATCGCCAACACCAGCGCCGAAGCCGAGGAACTCGTGTCGCACTACAACGCGGATTTCGACCAGATTGACGTGGCAGCGCCAGGCGTGGACCTCAGCACCTTCACCCCCGCCTTCCGGGCGCGGTCGCGGGCCGAACGCGGGGTGCCCCGGGAAGCCTTCCATCTGGTCTTCGCCGGCCGCATCCAGCGGCTGAAAGGCCCGCACGTGTTGCTCAAGGCCGCCGCCCTGCTGCGCTCCCGGCGCCCGGAGATCAATCTGCGGCTCACCATCCTGGGCGCCCTCAGCGGCAACAAGGACTTCAACCTCCGTCACCTCATCGCGGATGCTGGACTGGACGACGTCGTCACGCACCTTCCCCCGGTGGGCGCACCGGAACTCGCCTCCTGGTTCAGGGCCGCGGACGTTGTGGTGATGCCCTCCTACAGCGAGTCCTTCGGGCTGGTGGCCCTGGAGGCACAGGCCTGCGGGACGCCGGTGGTCGGTACCCGGGTGGGCGGGCTGTCCCGTGCCATCTGCCATGGCCGGACCGGGCTGCTGGTGGAAGGGCACCATGCCGCGGACTGGGCCGATGCCCTCGAAGCCCTGTACGACGATCCGGCCACCCGGGAAGATATGGGCCGGGCCGCCTCCATCAGGGCCCAGAACTCCGGATGGCAGCGCACTGCCGCCATCACGCTGGAAAGTTACCACGCCGCCGTCGACAATTACTTGGAGCACCGGCTGATCCCGGCGCCCTGA
- a CDS encoding GNAT family N-acetyltransferase — protein MKAATDSISASGDFSVRPATAADWPGMWAVLEPVIRAGETFTWDRDTTEEDARNRWFKEAPGQAFVAVTSDGGVIGTGELHPNQGGGGRHVANAGYMVHRDHGGKGVAKALCAYSLDTARAAGFRAMQFNAVVASNVRAVAAWQAMGFEVLGTVPEAFDHPTLGYVGLHVMHRKL, from the coding sequence GTGAAGGCAGCCACAGATTCGATATCAGCGTCCGGGGACTTCTCGGTTCGGCCGGCCACCGCCGCCGACTGGCCCGGCATGTGGGCCGTGCTGGAGCCCGTCATCAGGGCCGGCGAAACGTTCACGTGGGACCGGGACACTACTGAGGAGGACGCCCGCAATCGCTGGTTCAAGGAGGCGCCGGGCCAGGCGTTCGTGGCGGTGACGTCCGACGGCGGCGTGATCGGTACCGGCGAACTGCACCCCAACCAGGGCGGCGGGGGACGCCACGTGGCCAACGCCGGCTATATGGTTCACCGCGACCACGGAGGCAAGGGCGTCGCGAAGGCGCTGTGTGCCTATTCCCTGGACACGGCGAGGGCCGCCGGGTTCCGGGCGATGCAGTTCAACGCCGTCGTAGCAAGCAATGTGCGGGCCGTGGCGGCATGGCAGGCCATGGGCTTCGAGGTGCTCGGCACCGTTCCCGAGGCTTTCGACCATCCCACCCTGGGATACGTCGGGCTTCACGTGATGCACCGCAAGCTCTAG
- a CDS encoding family 4 glycosyl hydrolase yields MRLMIAGGGGFRVPLVYRALASGAFAGMVSELVLFDVDPARLSAITAVLRAMPSASGGEPGGGTGGAPSVRTATSLPEALAGTQMVFAAIRPGGTAGRIADERVAQELGLLGQETTGAGGISYALRTIPEMLDLARHMMEHCPDAWLINFTNPAGMVTEALVPVLGRKAIGICDSAGGLVHRAARAAGMPLQDGRLDGVGYYGLNHLGWLYRLESGGRDLLAGLLSDPRALESFEEGRLFPQPFLARLGALPNEYMYYYYQRDSAAAAMRAMAQTRGESIHNQQAELYPRLAAAGADAYRLWDAARRSREEGYLAEARTHGEQRDEDDLAGGGYERVALAVMRALTGGSAGAGATQLILNTRNALPTSPEDAQTAASEAAIPGLPADAVVEVPCTVTPDGAVPLPQSAPPEEQLDLLRRVKDVERLTVRAATNGDRAAAVDAFARHPLVDSPLLGAALLAGYEREFPALRGLWRASDGMGAG; encoded by the coding sequence ATGCGGCTCATGATTGCCGGCGGCGGCGGATTCCGGGTGCCGCTTGTGTACCGGGCGCTGGCCTCCGGCGCCTTTGCGGGGATGGTCAGCGAACTGGTGCTGTTCGACGTCGATCCCGCCCGCCTCAGCGCCATCACCGCGGTGCTGCGGGCCATGCCGTCCGCCAGCGGCGGAGAACCAGGCGGCGGCACCGGAGGCGCGCCGTCGGTCCGCACCGCCACGTCCCTGCCCGAAGCCCTGGCCGGAACGCAGATGGTGTTCGCGGCCATCCGCCCCGGCGGGACGGCAGGCCGGATCGCCGACGAACGCGTCGCGCAGGAGCTCGGCCTGCTGGGGCAGGAAACCACCGGCGCGGGCGGTATTTCCTACGCCCTGCGCACCATCCCCGAAATGCTGGACCTTGCCCGGCACATGATGGAGCACTGTCCGGACGCCTGGCTCATCAACTTCACCAACCCGGCTGGCATGGTCACCGAAGCCCTGGTGCCCGTCCTAGGGCGGAAAGCCATCGGGATTTGCGACTCCGCCGGCGGACTGGTGCACCGGGCGGCCCGCGCGGCCGGCATGCCGCTGCAGGACGGAAGGCTCGACGGCGTGGGCTACTACGGGCTCAACCACCTGGGCTGGCTCTACCGGCTGGAGTCCGGCGGGCGCGATCTGCTCGCGGGCCTGCTGTCCGACCCCCGGGCCCTCGAGTCATTCGAGGAAGGCCGCCTTTTTCCCCAACCGTTCCTGGCCCGCCTGGGTGCCCTGCCCAACGAGTACATGTATTACTACTACCAACGGGACAGCGCCGCAGCGGCCATGCGCGCCATGGCTCAGACCCGCGGCGAATCCATCCACAACCAGCAGGCAGAGCTCTACCCCCGGCTCGCTGCAGCAGGTGCCGATGCCTACCGGCTATGGGACGCGGCCCGCCGGTCCCGGGAGGAAGGCTACCTGGCCGAGGCACGGACTCACGGCGAGCAACGCGACGAGGACGACCTTGCCGGCGGCGGGTATGAGCGCGTGGCGCTCGCCGTCATGCGCGCTTTAACCGGCGGCAGCGCCGGAGCCGGCGCCACCCAGTTGATCCTCAACACACGCAACGCGCTGCCAACCAGTCCGGAAGACGCTCAAACGGCTGCCTCGGAAGCAGCAATTCCGGGACTTCCGGCGGACGCCGTCGTCGAGGTTCCCTGCACCGTAACGCCCGACGGCGCGGTGCCGCTTCCGCAGTCCGCCCCGCCGGAGGAGCAACTTGACCTGCTCCGGCGGGTCAAGGACGTCGAACGGCTCACCGTCCGGGCGGCGACGAACGGAGACCGGGCCGCCGCCGTCGACGCTTTTGCCCGGCACCCGCTGGTGGATTCCCCTCTGCTGGGGGCCGCACTGCTGGCCGGCTATGAACGGGAATTTCCCGCACTGAGGGGGCTCTGGCGTGCGTCCGACGGAATGGGCGCAGGCTAG
- a CDS encoding carbohydrate kinase family protein — protein sequence MDAIPARRFDPLSAVRTPSDGEFDLILAGTVFQDIIFTGLPHAPEPGTEIWSEGMGSCPGGVANQAIAAARLGLRTGLAAAFGDDGYGDYNWKILAGQEHVDLSLSRRIPGWHSPVTVSLSVHNDRSLVTHGHPPPMTSSELIGPPPSALAGIAELGTEIEPWAKAAHQAGVKLFGDVGWDPSGEWSPVRLENLQYFHAFLPNQREAMAFTGKDDPWAALYALADRVPVAVVTLGAQGAMAVDSETGEEEWVPSLPVTAYDPTGAGDCFDAAFIVGSLAGWPLGNRLRFANLCASLAVQEVGGSLAAPGWGDIADWWQRANARRERQSSQWLRRFAFLAEIVRDVPLAAQRRATATIAHLSDA from the coding sequence ATGGACGCGATCCCCGCCCGCCGATTCGACCCGCTCTCAGCCGTCCGCACGCCGTCGGACGGGGAGTTCGACCTGATTCTCGCCGGAACGGTGTTCCAGGACATCATCTTCACCGGATTGCCCCATGCTCCTGAGCCGGGCACCGAAATCTGGAGCGAGGGCATGGGCAGCTGCCCCGGCGGAGTGGCAAACCAGGCCATCGCCGCGGCCAGGCTGGGCCTCCGGACGGGCTTGGCGGCGGCCTTCGGGGATGACGGCTACGGGGACTACAACTGGAAGATCCTGGCAGGACAGGAACACGTGGACCTCAGCCTCTCGCGCCGCATACCGGGGTGGCACTCGCCGGTCACGGTGTCCCTCAGTGTCCATAACGACCGGTCGCTGGTGACGCACGGACACCCTCCGCCGATGACGTCCTCGGAGCTGATCGGTCCGCCGCCGTCGGCGCTCGCAGGCATCGCTGAACTCGGCACGGAGATTGAGCCGTGGGCCAAGGCGGCCCATCAGGCCGGTGTCAAACTTTTTGGGGACGTGGGCTGGGATCCCAGCGGGGAATGGTCGCCGGTCAGGCTGGAGAACCTGCAGTATTTCCACGCTTTCCTGCCCAACCAGCGGGAGGCCATGGCGTTCACCGGTAAGGACGATCCATGGGCAGCGCTGTACGCCCTGGCGGACCGGGTACCGGTTGCGGTGGTGACGCTCGGCGCCCAAGGTGCCATGGCTGTGGACTCGGAGACGGGGGAGGAGGAGTGGGTGCCGTCGCTGCCTGTCACAGCCTACGATCCCACCGGCGCCGGCGACTGCTTCGATGCGGCCTTCATTGTGGGCAGCCTTGCTGGCTGGCCGCTGGGGAACAGGCTCCGCTTCGCCAATCTCTGCGCCTCGCTGGCAGTGCAGGAAGTAGGCGGTTCGCTGGCAGCACCCGGATGGGGCGACATCGCCGACTGGTGGCAGCGGGCCAACGCCCGGCGTGAGCGCCAGAGCAGCCAGTGGCTCCGCCGCTTCGCCTTCCTGGCCGAGATCGTCCGGGACGTCCCGCTGGCAGCGCAGCGCCGGGCCACGGCCACCATCGCGCATCTGTCTGACGCCTAG
- the alr gene encoding alanine racemase, whose product MTYPVTTGDFSAASGADPLYERSAVIDLDAIRHNVRRLADAASPAKVMAVVKADAYGHGAVPVARAALEAGASWLGVAHISEALALRTAGIDAPLLAWLHTTESNFGAAVAAGVDIGCSGWELDRIVAAAREQERPARIHLKVDTGLGRNGATIESWDQLVGEAMEYQDQGILRVVGIFSHLSVADEPQRPETDQQLAAFREVLAVAEDAGVDPEVRHLANTPATLSRPDTHFDLVRVGLGIYGLSPFEGQTSAELGLRPAMTLRTLVSQCKDVPAGQGVSYGLRYHTRGPSTLALIPMGYADGVPRVATGGPVRVAGKTYPIVGRIAMDQMVVDLGNIGPAAAGLLGAEAELFGSGSDGGPTADDWARAAGTNNYEIVTRISPRVPRRFINEPFVNKSPVKKPTVNKRATP is encoded by the coding sequence GTGACTTACCCCGTAACAACTGGCGACTTCAGCGCGGCCTCAGGAGCGGATCCCCTGTACGAGCGGTCCGCCGTCATAGACCTGGACGCCATCCGGCATAACGTGCGCCGGCTGGCCGATGCGGCCTCGCCCGCCAAGGTCATGGCCGTGGTGAAGGCCGATGCCTACGGACATGGAGCCGTTCCGGTGGCCCGGGCCGCATTGGAAGCCGGCGCGTCGTGGCTGGGGGTGGCCCACATCTCCGAGGCCCTTGCGTTGCGTACCGCGGGCATCGATGCCCCCCTGCTGGCCTGGCTGCACACGACGGAAAGCAACTTCGGCGCGGCGGTGGCTGCCGGCGTCGACATCGGATGCTCCGGCTGGGAGCTGGACCGGATTGTGGCAGCCGCCCGTGAACAGGAGCGTCCCGCCAGGATCCATTTGAAGGTGGACACGGGGCTGGGCCGGAACGGCGCAACAATCGAATCCTGGGACCAGCTGGTGGGCGAAGCCATGGAGTACCAGGACCAAGGCATCCTGCGGGTGGTGGGCATTTTCTCCCATCTTTCCGTTGCCGACGAACCGCAGCGCCCCGAAACCGACCAGCAGCTTGCCGCGTTCCGTGAAGTGCTCGCAGTGGCCGAGGACGCCGGCGTGGATCCGGAAGTCCGGCACCTCGCCAACACCCCGGCCACGCTGTCCCGGCCGGATACGCACTTCGACCTGGTCCGGGTGGGACTGGGCATCTACGGACTTTCGCCTTTTGAGGGCCAGACATCCGCCGAACTGGGCCTCCGCCCTGCCATGACCCTGCGCACTCTTGTGTCCCAGTGCAAGGACGTTCCGGCGGGACAGGGTGTTTCTTACGGGCTCCGGTACCACACCAGAGGCCCCAGCACTCTGGCCCTGATTCCGATGGGCTACGCTGACGGCGTTCCCCGCGTGGCAACGGGCGGGCCCGTGCGGGTGGCCGGCAAGACCTACCCCATCGTGGGCCGGATCGCCATGGACCAGATGGTCGTCGACCTCGGCAACATCGGCCCGGCAGCCGCGGGCCTTTTGGGTGCAGAAGCGGAACTGTTCGGCAGCGGCTCCGACGGCGGCCCCACCGCCGATGACTGGGCACGCGCGGCGGGCACCAACAACTATGAGATTGTGACCAGGATCAGCCCCAGGGTCCCCCGGCGGTTCATCAACGAGCCTTTCGTGAACAAGTCCCCCGTGAAGAAGCCCACAGTGAACAAGCGGGCAACGCCATGA
- the tsaE gene encoding tRNA (adenosine(37)-N6)-threonylcarbamoyltransferase complex ATPase subunit type 1 TsaE, producing the protein MSLPAQADRPNWELTLTVSTADQTHELAAALANALEAGDLVVLSGELGAGKTTFTQGLGEGLGVRAGIISPTFVLVRIHPNLPDGPRPGGPDLVHVDAYRLGSASEIDDIDLENTMDSSVTVVEWGLGRVEHLSESRLEVDLHRAIGLQAPETAAGTPGPGTAASANPASGTLDFETEDDDEPRTIVMRGFGPRWSARPALGGIPEGSA; encoded by the coding sequence ATGAGCCTGCCCGCCCAGGCAGACCGGCCCAACTGGGAGCTGACGCTTACCGTATCGACGGCGGACCAGACGCATGAACTCGCCGCCGCCTTGGCGAATGCCCTGGAAGCCGGGGACCTGGTGGTGCTCTCCGGCGAACTGGGGGCAGGAAAGACAACCTTCACCCAGGGGCTGGGAGAGGGCCTGGGCGTGCGCGCCGGAATCATCTCGCCCACCTTCGTCCTGGTGCGCATCCACCCGAATCTGCCTGACGGCCCCCGTCCCGGCGGCCCCGACCTGGTGCACGTGGATGCCTACCGGCTTGGGTCGGCGTCGGAGATCGATGACATCGACCTTGAGAACACCATGGATTCGTCCGTGACCGTGGTGGAGTGGGGACTGGGTCGTGTGGAGCACCTGAGCGAGAGCCGGCTGGAGGTGGACCTGCACCGCGCCATCGGCTTGCAGGCTCCGGAAACGGCCGCCGGCACCCCTGGCCCAGGCACCGCAGCCTCCGCAAACCCTGCCTCCGGAACCCTGGATTTTGAGACTGAGGACGACGACGAACCCCGCACCATCGTGATGCGGGGGTTCGGTCCGCGCTGGAGCGCACGGCCGGCCCTCGGCGGGATTCCCGAAGGGAGCGCCTGA
- the tsaB gene encoding tRNA (adenosine(37)-N6)-threonylcarbamoyltransferase complex dimerization subunit type 1 TsaB — translation MLILAIDTSAVASAALVSDDALEAVVASFSTEDTRSHAEVLAPGIQDLLASAEVFGRDIDAIVTGVGPGPFTGLRSGIATARTLSFVWDKPLHGLMSLDAVALEVAESTAAVSEFLVVTDARRKEVYWARYSLAEGQLPQLEDGPHVGFAVDLPDLPAYGAGAGLYSDVLRADPGFSTEQPDALYLGQFALARLAAGGQLLDSTPLYLRESDAQVPGPRKRAL, via the coding sequence ATGCTCATTCTTGCCATCGACACCTCCGCCGTGGCCAGTGCCGCGTTGGTCTCGGACGACGCACTGGAAGCGGTGGTGGCCAGCTTCTCCACCGAGGACACCCGCAGCCATGCGGAAGTTCTGGCCCCGGGGATCCAGGACCTCCTGGCCTCGGCAGAGGTCTTCGGCCGAGACATCGACGCGATCGTGACCGGGGTGGGACCGGGTCCGTTCACCGGGCTGCGCTCAGGCATCGCCACTGCCCGCACGCTTTCGTTCGTGTGGGACAAGCCCCTGCACGGATTGATGAGCCTGGACGCCGTTGCCCTGGAGGTAGCGGAGTCCACGGCCGCTGTTTCCGAGTTCCTGGTGGTCACCGATGCCCGGCGGAAAGAGGTCTACTGGGCTCGGTACAGCCTGGCGGAGGGACAGCTGCCGCAGCTGGAAGACGGTCCGCATGTGGGCTTCGCTGTGGACCTCCCCGACCTGCCGGCGTACGGGGCAGGCGCGGGACTGTACTCCGACGTGCTCCGGGCAGACCCAGGGTTCAGCACCGAACAGCCCGATGCCCTCTACCTGGGACAGTTCGCACTGGCGCGGCTGGCGGCCGGCGGGCAGCTGCTCGACTCAACACCCCTGTACCTGCGGGAATCCGATGCCCAGGTGCCTGGACCGCGGAAGCGCGCCCTGTGA
- the rimI gene encoding ribosomal protein S18-alanine N-acetyltransferase: MTVDDVPTVNALEQRLFPADAWPLQMFLDELSQTTTRRYLVAETDAGIVGYAGLMCIEPIADVQTIAVVPEFEGRGIGSALLTLLIGEARRRGAGDVLLEVRADNPRAQQLYLRFGFEQIHIRRKYYRDGVDALIMRLQLTRPAGLGTTKADQP; this comes from the coding sequence ATGACCGTGGATGATGTGCCCACCGTCAATGCCCTGGAACAGCGCCTGTTCCCGGCTGACGCCTGGCCCCTGCAGATGTTCCTGGACGAACTGTCCCAGACAACGACCCGCCGATACTTGGTGGCGGAAACTGACGCCGGGATCGTGGGCTATGCGGGTCTGATGTGCATCGAGCCGATTGCCGATGTGCAGACGATCGCCGTGGTCCCAGAATTCGAGGGGCGGGGAATCGGGTCTGCCCTGCTCACGCTGCTCATCGGGGAAGCCCGGCGCCGCGGTGCCGGCGACGTCTTGCTGGAGGTCCGCGCGGACAACCCCCGCGCCCAGCAGCTGTACCTACGGTTCGGCTTCGAACAGATTCATATCCGCCGGAAGTATTACCGCGACGGCGTTGACGCCCTCATCATGAGGTTACAGCTGACCCGCCCCGCCGGCCTCGGGACAACGAAAGCAGACCAGCCATGA
- the tsaD gene encoding tRNA (adenosine(37)-N6)-threonylcarbamoyltransferase complex transferase subunit TsaD, translating to MNRLQPLVLGIESSCDETGVGIVRGTTLLTNTVSSSMDEHVRFGGVIPEIASRAHLDAFVPTLRQALSDAGVDLEDIDAIAVTSGPGLAGALMVGVCAAKALAVATGKPLYAINHLVAHVGVGLLDGQSPAGKDSASDRSAATHGAVAPRLPDNLGALLVSGGHTEILKINRITDDVELLGSTIDDAAGEAYDKVARILGLGYPGGPAIDRLAREGNPKAIRFPRGLTQPKYMGTAEEPGKHRYDWSFSGVKTAVARCVEQFEARGEDVPVADIAAAFQEAVVDVITSKAVLACRENGITDVLLGGGVAANSRLRELTGQRCASAGIRLYVPPLDLCTDNGAMVAALGSQLVMAGIGPSGIRFAPDSSMPVTTVSAPA from the coding sequence ATGAACCGCTTACAGCCACTGGTCCTGGGCATCGAATCCTCCTGTGACGAGACCGGCGTGGGGATCGTGCGGGGAACCACGCTCCTCACCAATACGGTGTCCTCCTCCATGGATGAGCACGTGCGCTTCGGGGGTGTGATCCCTGAGATCGCCTCCCGGGCCCACCTTGACGCATTTGTCCCGACGCTGCGCCAGGCCTTGTCCGACGCCGGCGTGGACCTTGAGGACATTGACGCTATTGCCGTCACCTCGGGCCCCGGCCTGGCCGGCGCCCTGATGGTGGGGGTCTGTGCAGCGAAGGCCTTGGCCGTCGCCACCGGCAAGCCGCTGTATGCCATCAACCACCTGGTGGCGCACGTGGGGGTAGGGCTCCTGGACGGACAATCGCCGGCAGGCAAGGACTCCGCCTCAGACCGAAGCGCGGCCACACACGGCGCGGTTGCCCCGCGCCTCCCGGACAATCTTGGCGCCCTCCTAGTCTCCGGCGGGCACACCGAAATTTTGAAGATCAACCGCATCACCGACGACGTGGAGCTGCTTGGTTCCACCATCGACGACGCCGCCGGTGAGGCCTATGACAAGGTGGCCCGCATCCTTGGCCTTGGGTATCCGGGCGGCCCCGCCATCGACAGACTGGCCCGGGAAGGCAATCCCAAGGCCATCCGCTTCCCGCGCGGGCTCACTCAACCCAAATACATGGGCACGGCGGAGGAACCGGGGAAACACCGCTATGACTGGTCTTTCAGCGGGGTGAAGACTGCCGTGGCGCGGTGCGTGGAGCAGTTTGAGGCCCGAGGTGAGGACGTTCCGGTGGCCGATATTGCCGCAGCCTTCCAGGAAGCCGTGGTGGACGTGATCACGTCCAAGGCCGTACTGGCCTGCCGGGAGAACGGCATCACCGATGTCCTGCTGGGCGGCGGCGTGGCGGCCAACTCCAGGCTGCGCGAGCTCACCGGCCAGCGCTGTGCTTCGGCAGGGATAAGGCTTTACGTGCCTCCGCTGGACCTGTGCACGGACAACGGAGCCATGGTGGCTGCCCTGGGGTCCCAGCTGGTCATGGCGGGGATCGGCCCGAGCGGCATCCGCTTCGCCCCGGATTCTTCGATGCCGGTCACCACCGTCTCCGCTCCGGCCTGA